A genomic window from Rhodococcus sp. KBS0724 includes:
- a CDS encoding L-idonate 5-dehydrogenase: MSFALPDTTLGVVAHAAGDLRVEQRALTAPTAEQAVVEIAYGGVCGSDLHYWTHGAAGESILKAPMLLGHEVVGTVVAAAADGTGPAVGTSVAVHPATPGGTTPRFPSDRPNLSPCCTYLGSAAQYPHTEGAFVKYAVLPTRMLRELPERLDLRTASVAEPASVAWHAVSRAGDVRGKKALVVGCGPIGALVVAVLKRAGAQSITAVDMHDVPLQIASTLGADRVLKATDADAVAASDADVVIECTGNHRGLESAIRGATRGGRVVMLGLLPSGPQPVHISLAITRELELVGSFRFNDEIDEVLLALADGSLAVDAVLTHEYPVEEALEAFAVAKDASVSGKVLLRF, encoded by the coding sequence ATGAGTTTTGCACTACCGGATACGACGCTCGGAGTGGTGGCTCACGCCGCCGGCGACCTGCGAGTTGAGCAACGTGCGCTGACCGCGCCGACCGCCGAGCAGGCCGTGGTCGAGATCGCCTACGGCGGTGTCTGTGGATCGGATCTGCACTACTGGACGCACGGCGCGGCGGGGGAGTCGATTCTCAAGGCACCGATGCTGCTCGGCCATGAGGTAGTCGGCACGGTCGTGGCGGCCGCCGCCGACGGAACCGGGCCGGCAGTCGGAACTTCCGTAGCCGTACACCCCGCAACGCCCGGCGGCACCACTCCGCGGTTCCCGAGCGATCGACCCAACCTCTCACCCTGCTGCACGTACCTGGGCAGTGCGGCGCAATACCCGCACACCGAAGGCGCATTCGTGAAATACGCGGTGCTCCCGACGCGCATGCTCCGCGAACTGCCCGAGCGGCTGGACCTGCGGACCGCGTCGGTGGCCGAGCCGGCAAGCGTTGCCTGGCACGCTGTTTCACGAGCAGGCGACGTTCGCGGCAAGAAAGCGCTGGTCGTCGGTTGCGGTCCCATTGGCGCCCTGGTCGTAGCCGTGCTCAAACGGGCGGGCGCGCAGTCGATCACCGCGGTGGACATGCACGACGTCCCGCTGCAGATCGCGTCGACGCTCGGGGCGGATCGGGTTCTGAAGGCCACCGATGCCGATGCTGTCGCCGCATCCGATGCCGACGTGGTCATCGAGTGCACCGGCAATCATCGCGGACTCGAATCCGCCATTCGCGGTGCGACGCGAGGTGGACGGGTAGTCATGCTCGGGCTCCTTCCGTCCGGACCCCAACCGGTACACATCTCGCTGGCGATCACACGAGAGTTGGAGTTGGTGGGCTCATTCCGCTTCAACGACGAAATCGACGAGGTGCTTCTCGCACTCGCCGACGGTTCCCTGGCTGTTGATGCTGTTCTCACCCACGAATATCCGGTCGAGGAGGCTTTGGAAGCCTTCGCGGTGGCCAAGGATGCTTCGGTGTCGGGGAAGGTGTTGCTGAGGTTCTAA
- a CDS encoding 4-carboxy-4-hydroxy-2-oxoadipate aldolase/oxaloacetate decarboxylase, translating into MIHVKTKIDRADKDLIAELGTFSAATIHEAQGRKGSLHPAIKPIDRDMKFCGSAFTVKCHPRDNLMLQVAISYAQPGDVLIVSSGDQAAGQFGDVLANACVARGITALVTDGGVRDTREIRELGFPVFSKHVYIEGTVKESLGPINHPLVFGDQVIYPGDVIKGDCDGVVVIRREEVAEAIELSRARDEAEAGYIERYKQGETPLEVSNLTALLEAKGLVVE; encoded by the coding sequence ATGATTCACGTCAAGACCAAGATCGACCGCGCGGACAAAGACCTGATTGCCGAACTGGGGACGTTCTCCGCGGCCACGATTCACGAGGCACAGGGGCGCAAGGGTTCGCTGCATCCGGCGATCAAGCCGATCGATCGCGACATGAAGTTCTGCGGTTCAGCTTTCACCGTCAAGTGCCACCCCCGCGACAATCTCATGCTGCAGGTAGCGATCAGCTACGCCCAGCCGGGCGACGTTCTGATCGTCTCGTCGGGCGATCAGGCAGCCGGCCAGTTCGGCGACGTCCTGGCCAATGCCTGTGTCGCACGAGGCATTACCGCTCTCGTCACCGACGGCGGAGTCCGCGATACCCGCGAGATCCGTGAACTCGGATTCCCCGTCTTCTCCAAGCATGTGTACATCGAGGGAACCGTCAAGGAATCACTCGGCCCGATCAACCATCCCCTCGTCTTCGGCGATCAGGTCATCTACCCCGGTGACGTCATCAAGGGCGATTGCGACGGCGTTGTTGTCATCCGCCGTGAGGAGGTTGCCGAGGCGATCGAACTCTCGCGCGCCCGCGACGAAGCCGAGGCCGGGTACATCGAGCGTTACAAGCAGGGCGAAACCCCGCTCGAGGTAAGCAATCTGACCGCGCTCTTGGAAGCCAAGGGCTTGGTGGTGGAATAA
- a CDS encoding aspartate transaminase, which translates to MATFVPAARVDRIRESPSVAAAQRVRELKAQGREILDLTVGEPDFDTPDNIKSAAITAINTGQTKYTAVNGIPALREAIAARAASRTGIAYADNQITVGGGAKQVIFLALMATVESGVEVIVPAPYWVSYPDMVLAHDGTPVIVNCEESDNFLLTPEALAAAITPNTKWVILNAPGNPTGSVYTREQLQAIADVIEANPHVSVLVDEIYDEINFGDAPVPSLLQVAPHLRDQVLVTNGVSKSHAMTGWRLGYGLGNSGLIGAINKLQGQSSSCPSSISQAAAVEALTGDQSFLTESVRSYRLRRDLSARLLGAIPGLEPVVPQGAFYLFVNCAGLIGKQTPDGTVIESDQDLVLYLLDEASVATIQGSAYGASPYFRISFATSEAVLEKAAAQIADAVERLS; encoded by the coding sequence ATGGCGACATTCGTTCCGGCTGCGCGCGTCGACAGAATCAGGGAGTCGCCGAGTGTGGCTGCCGCACAACGAGTGCGCGAGCTGAAGGCACAGGGCCGCGAGATACTCGACCTCACGGTCGGTGAGCCCGACTTCGACACACCGGACAACATCAAGTCGGCGGCGATCACGGCCATCAACACCGGCCAGACGAAGTACACGGCAGTCAACGGCATCCCGGCACTGCGCGAGGCGATCGCAGCACGCGCGGCTTCGCGAACCGGAATCGCGTACGCGGACAATCAGATCACCGTCGGCGGCGGCGCAAAGCAGGTCATCTTCCTCGCTTTGATGGCGACCGTCGAATCCGGCGTCGAGGTCATCGTTCCCGCGCCGTACTGGGTTTCGTACCCGGATATGGTGCTCGCACACGACGGAACTCCGGTGATCGTCAACTGCGAGGAGTCCGACAACTTCCTTCTCACCCCCGAAGCTCTCGCCGCTGCGATCACCCCGAATACCAAGTGGGTCATCCTCAATGCCCCGGGCAACCCCACCGGATCGGTGTACACCCGCGAGCAGTTGCAGGCCATCGCCGACGTGATCGAGGCTAACCCCCACGTCAGCGTGCTGGTCGACGAGATCTACGACGAGATCAACTTCGGCGACGCTCCCGTCCCGAGTCTGCTGCAGGTCGCCCCGCACCTTCGCGATCAGGTACTCGTCACCAACGGCGTTTCGAAGTCTCACGCCATGACCGGGTGGCGGCTCGGATACGGTCTCGGTAATTCCGGTCTGATCGGCGCCATCAACAAACTGCAGGGGCAGAGTTCTTCCTGCCCGTCCTCGATCAGCCAGGCCGCAGCGGTGGAAGCTCTTACCGGCGACCAGAGCTTTCTCACCGAATCCGTTCGGAGCTACCGCCTTCGGCGCGACCTCTCCGCTCGGCTCCTCGGTGCGATCCCCGGGCTCGAGCCCGTCGTTCCGCAGGGTGCGTTCTACCTTTTCGTCAACTGCGCCGGCCTGATCGGCAAGCAGACCCCGGACGGCACCGTGATCGAGTCCGACCAGGATCTGGTTCTCTACCTCCTCGACGAAGCGTCGGTTGCCACCATCCAGGGTTCGGCCTACGGCGCATCTCCGTACTTCCGCATTTCCTTCGCCACGTCGGAGGCTGTCCTCGAAAAGGCTGCGGCACAGATCGCCGACGCAGTCGAACGCCTTTCCTGA
- a CDS encoding DUF4259 domain-containing protein has protein sequence MGAWGSGPFENDGAGDLIASIGHGDFTFESVEWAFEDDYLEVDGGQIAVALLELVLIVRADRKRDPAVEELDLDAFADALTSERLTWLIEMVERTIASTDSELFELWDEQGPEELAAWRIPVVDGLEDLRVLSV, from the coding sequence GTGGGCGCGTGGGGATCGGGACCGTTCGAGAACGACGGTGCGGGGGATTTGATTGCATCCATCGGGCACGGTGACTTCACCTTCGAATCCGTGGAATGGGCATTCGAGGACGATTACCTCGAGGTGGACGGCGGCCAAATCGCCGTCGCATTGCTCGAATTGGTGCTCATCGTGCGCGCCGATCGCAAACGCGATCCTGCCGTCGAGGAACTTGATCTCGACGCCTTCGCCGACGCCTTGACCAGTGAGCGGCTCACGTGGCTGATCGAAATGGTGGAACGCACCATCGCGTCGACCGATTCGGAACTGTTCGAACTGTGGGACGAGCAGGGACCCGAAGAGCTCGCGGCCTGGCGGATCCCCGTGGTCGACGGCCTCGAAGATCTGCGCGTGCTGTCGGTCTGA
- a CDS encoding LysE family translocator yields the protein MISALLAAAAVLALLTLVPGPDMAVVTQASLTGGRSSGFRVAVGIISGLLVWGLLTVLGLSALLAASAEAYTAVKLAGAAYLIYLGARALWESRTSRMQQHSTAARSQKPGTWKTGFTTNLLNPKIAVFYTSLLPQLVPAGWPTGPSLTLLVLIHAAISIAWLSAYVMLLSRARSTFEKPKVRQALERITGTVLLGFGAKIALEAR from the coding sequence ATGATCTCCGCCCTCCTGGCCGCTGCCGCCGTTCTGGCGCTCCTCACACTCGTGCCGGGACCGGACATGGCCGTCGTGACGCAGGCATCGCTTACCGGCGGCCGATCGTCCGGATTCCGGGTAGCGGTTGGCATCATCAGCGGACTGCTCGTGTGGGGCTTGCTCACCGTGCTCGGCTTGTCGGCCCTGCTGGCCGCTTCCGCAGAGGCATACACCGCCGTGAAGCTGGCCGGCGCTGCCTATCTGATCTATCTGGGTGCGCGAGCGTTGTGGGAAAGCCGCACGTCGCGAATGCAACAACATTCGACTGCCGCCCGTTCCCAGAAGCCCGGAACCTGGAAAACCGGTTTCACCACCAACCTGCTCAACCCCAAGATTGCGGTCTTCTACACGAGCCTGCTGCCACAACTGGTTCCTGCGGGATGGCCGACGGGTCCGTCACTCACGCTGTTGGTCCTCATCCACGCCGCAATCTCCATCGCCTGGCTCAGTGCCTACGTCATGCTGCTCTCCCGGGCCCGTAGCACCTTCGAGAAGCCGAAAGTGCGGCAGGCACTAGAGCGCATAACCGGCACGGTTCTTCTAGGATTCGGAGCGAAGATCGCGCTGGAAGCGCGCTGA
- a CDS encoding alpha/beta hydrolase family protein has protein sequence MRTSVAFGVVLSLCAFGVVGAAQAAHAETVAHIDRIEQLTPTRSAVFVDSPSMGREVQVQVLYPASAAGTRPTFYLLDGVSAGSESEYTESTWTQNTDIEAFFADKDVNVVLPVGGTGSFYTDWRSDDPNLGVNKWESFLTRELPPLIDEAFDGNGTNAVGGVSMGALGAGNLITRNPDLYTGLASYSGCLDTTQLYSQDFVRATVASKGGDATNMWGSAGDPDWLSHNPSNNVEALRGKTIYSSASTGLPGAHNTALTLDGVTAIIRGGPLEALVNSCTQSFESKLEGLGIAGVFAYRDSGTHSWPYYQDALHDSWPTLQTALGR, from the coding sequence ATGCGGACGTCAGTGGCATTCGGAGTGGTTCTCTCGTTGTGTGCATTCGGTGTAGTCGGCGCCGCCCAAGCAGCCCACGCAGAAACAGTCGCTCACATCGATCGGATCGAGCAATTGACGCCCACCCGCAGTGCAGTCTTCGTCGACTCCCCGTCGATGGGTCGCGAAGTTCAGGTTCAGGTTCTGTACCCCGCGAGTGCGGCAGGCACTCGGCCCACGTTCTATCTCCTCGACGGGGTCAGTGCCGGTTCCGAATCGGAGTACACGGAAAGTACGTGGACGCAGAACACGGACATCGAGGCATTCTTTGCCGACAAGGATGTCAATGTGGTTCTGCCGGTCGGAGGTACCGGCAGTTTCTATACCGACTGGCGCAGCGACGACCCGAACCTCGGTGTGAACAAGTGGGAGTCGTTTCTGACCCGGGAGTTGCCACCCCTCATCGACGAGGCCTTCGACGGAAACGGCACCAATGCTGTCGGCGGTGTATCCATGGGTGCGCTCGGCGCGGGTAACCTGATCACTCGGAATCCGGACTTGTACACGGGATTAGCTTCGTACAGTGGATGTCTCGACACCACGCAGTTGTATTCGCAGGATTTCGTGCGTGCCACGGTGGCCAGCAAGGGCGGTGACGCCACGAATATGTGGGGGTCTGCCGGCGATCCGGATTGGCTCAGTCACAATCCGTCGAACAACGTAGAGGCGTTGCGCGGCAAAACGATCTACAGCTCGGCGAGCACCGGACTGCCCGGAGCGCACAACACAGCCCTCACCCTGGATGGAGTGACGGCGATAATCAGGGGCGGACCGCTCGAAGCGCTCGTCAATTCGTGCACCCAGTCCTTCGAGAGCAAGCTCGAAGGACTGGGCATCGCGGGCGTGTTTGCGTACCGGGACAGCGGAACCCATTCGTGGCCGTACTACCAAGACGCGCTGCACGATTCCTGGCCGACGCTACAAACCGCGCTCGGCCGCTGA
- a CDS encoding MYG1 family protein has translation MIIATHNGKFHADDVFGVSLLKQLYPDATVVRTRDEDVLNSADIVLDVGGRYEPAAGRFDHHQRGAGERSNGILYSAFGLLWQEYGLKFCNGDESVCRRIDGRLVEGIDAVDNGQEIYTLNDFGTKPFDLSSVLDLFNPISSTDEEFDTQFELAVVLASQILIRLRAKYAGDAAAEKEFADTYAKASDPRFVVLERFIPHGRAASAQPELLFTIFPNTNGGWSIQTVKPADSKFGSRKLLPEGWRGLNGSDLAAETGVDSSVFCHKAGFIAAAHTRDDAMKLLELALAA, from the coding sequence GTGATCATCGCGACCCATAACGGCAAGTTCCACGCAGACGACGTCTTCGGCGTATCGCTCCTGAAGCAGCTGTACCCCGACGCGACCGTCGTCCGCACCCGTGACGAGGACGTCCTGAACAGCGCAGACATCGTGCTCGACGTCGGCGGACGCTACGAACCGGCGGCCGGCCGGTTCGACCACCATCAGCGAGGCGCGGGCGAACGCAGCAACGGCATCCTGTACTCGGCCTTCGGGTTGCTGTGGCAGGAATACGGCCTGAAGTTCTGCAACGGCGACGAGTCCGTGTGCCGTCGCATCGACGGCCGCCTGGTCGAGGGCATCGACGCCGTCGACAACGGCCAGGAGATCTACACCCTCAACGACTTCGGCACCAAGCCTTTCGACTTGTCCTCGGTTCTGGATCTGTTCAATCCCATCTCGTCCACGGACGAGGAGTTCGACACGCAATTCGAGCTCGCAGTTGTTCTCGCATCGCAGATCCTGATTCGCTTGCGCGCCAAGTACGCCGGTGACGCAGCGGCCGAAAAGGAGTTCGCCGACACGTACGCCAAGGCGTCGGATCCACGGTTCGTCGTGCTGGAACGCTTCATTCCGCACGGCCGGGCAGCGTCGGCTCAGCCGGAACTGCTGTTCACGATCTTCCCGAACACCAACGGCGGCTGGTCCATTCAGACCGTCAAGCCGGCTGATTCCAAGTTCGGTTCACGAAAGCTGTTGCCGGAGGGGTGGCGCGGCCTCAACGGTTCGGATCTGGCGGCCGAAACCGGTGTCGACTCGTCCGTGTTCTGCCACAAGGCCGGTTTCATCGCTGCCGCACACACCCGCGACGATGCGATGAAACTGCTGGAATTGGCTCTCGCCGCGTAG
- a CDS encoding bifunctional UDP-sugar hydrolase/5'-nucleotidase, translated as MTRGITRACAVLATSVLATTATSLGVAGADVVRTQGADTLSVRLLAFNDLHGSLLPPEGERSKIMQADGSHTPAGGAAYLAAYVSQLRGQASNSLLYSVGDNWGSSALESAMFNDEPTVELLNRMQINASAIGNHELDDGLAEFRRMESGGCSADNACTFSPSFGGANFPLMAANMTYADGTPATLPFTVNIVDGVPLGVIAIAASNTAQIVAPDGVSNLKFGDEVEAIDRTADVLDFFGVKAITVLLHRGDEPDIAGGPNDCNVTSGPARDIALRASSKVDVIFTADSHQQYNCEYPDPAGNPRVVMQGASHGRIVSVADVVIDRTTRDVLRDQTSSFNQIVTHDISPDPDTAALAEKAWDAAAEVAQRPVGTITADLTRDQVPSGESALGNLVADAQLAAGTPRGAQIALTNPGGMREDLDAGTVTYRQAHAVQPFGNSLEVLSITGAVLKDTLEQQFQFSPEYAAFERILAPSAGFTYTLDRNAPAGSRISDMRLNGENINPDTVYRVAVNKFLAEGGDGFTALRSATETAGAGTDLDALVALFTSGSPVSSPATDRIRTVG; from the coding sequence ATGACGCGAGGCATCACACGCGCCTGTGCTGTGCTCGCGACTTCTGTCCTCGCAACAACCGCAACCTCCCTGGGTGTGGCCGGTGCCGATGTGGTGAGGACCCAAGGCGCCGATACCCTCTCCGTTCGACTGCTCGCGTTCAACGATCTCCACGGCTCGCTGCTGCCACCCGAAGGCGAACGCAGCAAGATCATGCAGGCCGACGGTTCGCACACCCCCGCGGGCGGAGCCGCCTACCTCGCTGCGTACGTGTCCCAACTGCGGGGCCAGGCATCGAATTCGCTGCTGTACTCGGTCGGTGACAACTGGGGATCGTCCGCGCTGGAATCTGCGATGTTCAACGACGAACCGACTGTCGAACTTCTCAACCGCATGCAGATCAACGCGTCGGCGATCGGTAATCACGAACTCGACGACGGACTCGCGGAATTCCGTCGGATGGAATCGGGCGGGTGCTCGGCGGACAACGCGTGCACCTTCAGTCCGTCCTTCGGCGGAGCCAACTTCCCGCTGATGGCCGCCAACATGACGTACGCCGACGGCACCCCGGCGACGCTGCCCTTCACGGTCAACATCGTGGACGGCGTTCCCCTCGGAGTGATAGCGATTGCCGCTAGCAACACAGCTCAGATCGTGGCACCGGACGGCGTCTCGAACCTGAAATTCGGCGACGAGGTCGAGGCAATCGATCGCACCGCGGACGTTCTCGACTTCTTCGGCGTCAAAGCCATCACCGTGCTGCTGCACCGCGGCGACGAACCGGATATTGCGGGTGGACCCAACGACTGCAATGTCACGTCGGGCCCAGCGCGCGACATCGCATTGCGGGCGTCCTCGAAAGTCGACGTCATTTTTACCGCGGACAGTCATCAGCAATACAACTGCGAATACCCCGATCCCGCCGGAAATCCCCGCGTGGTGATGCAGGGCGCGTCGCACGGTCGCATCGTCTCCGTCGCGGACGTCGTGATCGACCGCACCACACGGGACGTACTGCGAGATCAGACATCGTCGTTCAATCAGATAGTGACACACGATATTTCGCCGGACCCCGACACTGCGGCGCTTGCCGAAAAAGCGTGGGATGCAGCCGCTGAAGTGGCGCAACGTCCGGTCGGGACGATCACCGCCGACCTGACCCGCGACCAGGTGCCCAGCGGCGAATCCGCCCTCGGCAATCTTGTTGCCGACGCTCAACTGGCGGCAGGCACCCCACGCGGAGCGCAGATCGCGCTGACCAACCCCGGTGGAATGCGCGAAGACCTCGACGCCGGAACCGTGACGTACCGCCAAGCTCACGCGGTGCAACCGTTCGGCAACAGCCTCGAGGTGCTGTCGATCACAGGCGCCGTACTGAAAGACACTTTGGAACAGCAGTTCCAATTCTCGCCGGAGTACGCGGCGTTCGAACGAATCCTGGCCCCGTCGGCCGGTTTCACGTACACCCTCGATCGCAATGCTCCCGCAGGCTCACGCATCTCGGATATGCGCCTGAACGGGGAAAACATCAACCCGGACACGGTTTATCGTGTTGCCGTCAACAAGTTCCTGGCCGAAGGCGGCGACGGGTTCACTGCCCTTCGCAGCGCCACGGAAACGGCCGGAGCCGGAACCGACCTCGACGCCTTGGTAGCCCTGTTCACCTCCGGCTCACCGGTCTCGTCGCCGGCCACCGATCGCATCCGCACAGTCGGCTGA
- the hisC gene encoding histidinol-phosphate transaminase: MTPHIRPDLASIPAYVPGRNFPGAIKLASNETTLGPLPSVRDAVAEAVGHANRYPDNGAVALIETLASFLNVEPANVAAGCGSVTLCQELVQVTCDPGDEVIYAWRSFEAYPVVTQVGHAVSVKVPLAEDFGHDLDAMLAAITDRTRLIFICNPNNPTGNALSKAELENFLDAVPPRVVVALDEAYYEYSRSDADGIELFRDRPNVVVLRTFSKAYGLAGIRVGYAVAHPEIIVALGKVHTPFSVSALAQTAAIASLAAADELLARTDTVIAERTRVRAALIEAGYTVPESSANFVYLPLRELSPGYADASTEAGILIRQYGTEGVRMTIGDPAENDAFLAFALTEEAKRLAGIGVSA; the protein is encoded by the coding sequence GTGACCCCACACATTCGCCCCGACCTCGCTTCGATCCCCGCCTACGTTCCCGGACGCAATTTTCCGGGCGCGATCAAACTCGCGAGCAACGAAACGACGCTGGGCCCGCTGCCCAGCGTCCGCGATGCCGTCGCCGAGGCTGTCGGGCACGCGAATCGTTACCCCGACAACGGCGCGGTGGCGTTGATCGAGACGCTTGCGTCATTCTTGAATGTCGAACCGGCAAATGTCGCTGCTGGTTGCGGCTCTGTGACGCTGTGCCAGGAGTTGGTGCAGGTCACGTGCGATCCGGGCGACGAGGTCATCTACGCGTGGCGCTCCTTCGAGGCGTACCCGGTGGTGACTCAGGTTGGCCACGCGGTGTCCGTGAAGGTTCCGCTGGCCGAGGATTTCGGGCACGACCTCGACGCGATGCTTGCCGCGATCACGGACCGCACGCGCCTGATCTTCATCTGCAACCCCAACAATCCGACCGGCAATGCACTGTCGAAGGCGGAACTCGAGAACTTCCTCGACGCCGTCCCGCCCCGCGTCGTCGTCGCGCTGGACGAGGCGTACTACGAGTACTCCCGTTCCGATGCCGATGGCATCGAACTTTTCCGCGATCGACCGAATGTGGTTGTACTGCGCACGTTCTCGAAGGCGTACGGATTGGCCGGCATCCGGGTGGGTTACGCGGTGGCACATCCGGAGATCATCGTCGCGCTCGGCAAGGTCCACACACCGTTCTCGGTGAGCGCGCTCGCACAGACCGCCGCCATCGCGTCGTTGGCTGCTGCCGACGAGCTGCTCGCCCGCACCGACACCGTCATCGCGGAGCGGACTCGCGTTCGCGCCGCTCTGATCGAGGCCGGCTACACGGTTCCCGAATCGTCGGCGAATTTTGTCTACCTACCGCTCCGTGAGCTCTCCCCCGGCTATGCCGACGCCAGTACCGAAGCGGGCATTCTGATCCGCCAGTACGGCACCGAGGGTGTCCGCATGACCATCGGCGACCCGGCCGAGAACGACGCCTTCCTTGCCTTCGCCTTGACGGAAGAGGCAAAGCGTTTGGCGGGAATCGGCGTCAGCGCGTGA
- a CDS encoding dienelactone hydrolase family protein yields the protein MSGMFRDAANLRVADGGVATVPLTVVEPDGPTRGAIVVLHEARQFSKALVELMAALALDGWLVVAPHLFHREPEHMQGDVFGDNLFADVDATLDWLTGRDVPTDTTGVLGFDAAGTAAMLVATSRPVGAAVSVAARGIVESLSVDAQALVDAARSLQAPWLALFGDDDPDTPPEHVNRLREATAKADVATLVVSYTGLSHRADEPPQVLEDRDEDDPCAAAIIDARTRIFDWFDGNLR from the coding sequence ATGTCGGGAATGTTCCGAGATGCCGCGAATCTGCGGGTGGCCGACGGCGGCGTCGCCACTGTGCCACTGACCGTGGTGGAACCCGACGGCCCGACTCGTGGCGCGATCGTCGTATTGCACGAGGCCAGGCAGTTCAGCAAAGCCCTCGTGGAGTTGATGGCGGCCCTTGCCCTCGACGGCTGGCTGGTGGTGGCTCCCCACCTTTTTCACCGGGAGCCCGAGCATATGCAGGGCGACGTTTTCGGCGACAACCTTTTCGCCGACGTCGACGCGACCCTCGATTGGCTGACGGGCCGCGACGTCCCCACCGACACCACCGGCGTCCTCGGTTTCGACGCGGCCGGCACCGCGGCCATGCTCGTCGCAACCAGTCGCCCCGTCGGTGCGGCTGTGAGCGTCGCCGCCCGCGGAATCGTCGAATCCCTGTCCGTCGACGCGCAGGCATTGGTCGACGCCGCAAGGTCTCTGCAAGCTCCGTGGCTAGCACTCTTCGGCGACGACGATCCCGATACTCCGCCCGAGCACGTCAATCGATTGAGGGAGGCGACGGCCAAAGCCGACGTGGCGACCCTGGTGGTGAGTTACACCGGGCTGTCGCATCGAGCCGACGAACCACCGCAGGTACTGGAAGACCGAGACGAGGACGACCCGTGTGCAGCCGCGATCATCGACGCCCGCACCCGGATCTTCGACTGGTTCGACGGCAACCTGCGATAA
- a CDS encoding amidohydrolase family protein, producing MHTRVVNAHTLEPSTGERQKNAWIDIADGRIVDSGVGQPPASHGDIRIIDAGGGTVMPGLVDAHVHILVTTTNTAEIAGWAPSYTTSRALRAAGAMLRRGFTTVRDVGGADHGMARALKEGLVPGPRLIFGGKALSQTGGHGDFRSLNDTSAPCCQLKPDFGRIADGVDAVRHAARDEFRKGAYHLKLVVSGGVASPTDEISAVQYTEEEIRAAVIEAENHNRYVTVHAYHPRSVNQALRAGVRCVEHGNLIDDESIRLLVENDAFLVPTIITYEAMYEAGAASGLSAGSLKKLDEVRTAAVGALEQAHRAGVNLVYGSDLLGHLQTRQLEEFTIRARVQPILDVIRSATSTAARLLGMEGEIGTLAPGAHADLLVLDGDPEVDLTVLTTPERYLRHVIHGGGVTDIAMLV from the coding sequence ATGCACACTCGGGTAGTAAACGCCCACACGCTCGAACCCTCGACTGGCGAGCGGCAGAAAAATGCTTGGATCGATATCGCGGACGGACGGATCGTCGACAGCGGAGTGGGGCAGCCCCCCGCTTCGCACGGTGACATTCGAATCATCGATGCAGGTGGGGGCACCGTCATGCCCGGCTTGGTCGATGCCCACGTCCATATCCTGGTGACGACGACAAATACCGCCGAAATTGCCGGCTGGGCGCCGAGTTACACGACTTCGAGAGCGCTGCGCGCGGCGGGCGCCATGCTCCGACGCGGTTTCACCACCGTGCGTGATGTCGGTGGCGCCGACCATGGAATGGCCCGAGCCTTGAAGGAAGGCTTGGTGCCCGGGCCGCGACTGATCTTCGGCGGTAAGGCACTTTCGCAGACCGGTGGCCACGGAGACTTCCGCTCTCTCAATGACACCTCTGCGCCCTGCTGTCAGCTCAAACCAGACTTCGGACGTATCGCGGACGGTGTCGATGCCGTGCGCCACGCGGCCCGTGACGAGTTTCGCAAAGGCGCGTATCACCTCAAGCTTGTCGTCTCCGGCGGAGTCGCATCCCCGACTGACGAGATCTCAGCTGTCCAGTACACGGAGGAAGAGATACGGGCGGCCGTCATCGAGGCCGAGAACCACAATCGGTACGTCACGGTGCACGCCTACCACCCGCGCTCGGTGAATCAAGCGCTGAGGGCCGGAGTGCGATGCGTCGAGCACGGCAACCTCATCGACGACGAGTCGATCCGCCTGCTCGTCGAGAACGATGCCTTCCTGGTACCGACGATCATCACCTACGAAGCGATGTACGAGGCCGGTGCTGCATCAGGCCTGTCCGCAGGGTCACTGAAGAAGCTCGACGAGGTTCGCACAGCGGCCGTCGGCGCGCTCGAACAGGCCCACCGGGCAGGAGTGAATCTGGTCTACGGCAGCGACTTGCTCGGCCATCTGCAGACGCGTCAACTCGAAGAGTTCACGATCCGCGCGCGCGTCCAGCCGATCCTCGACGTGATCCGCAGCGCCACCAGTACTGCTGCGCGCCTACTCGGTATGGAAGGAGAGATCGGCACACTCGCCCCAGGTGCTCACGCGGACCTCCTCGTGCTGGACGGAGACCCAGAGGTGGATCTCACTGTCCTCACCACTCCGGAGCGGTACTTGCGGCACGTGATCCACGGCGGCGGTGTGACGGATATCGCGATGCTCGTCTAA